The DNA region TAAGTATTACGTGCAAGTTATACTGACACCAGTGCAGAATAgaatagcaataagagtaaggtaaatatataatatatataatatatataataaaaaaaagaaaaataaagaaaaaccattgaatgagaaggtgtgtccaaacttttgactggtactgtaaatacaatattccatttgtttgtttgaaaaaaaaaaaaaacacctatttTTATTGTCcataaattgttaaattgtgATTTTAACTTATACACTGGAATCcctaaagatgtaaaaaaaaataaaaaaaaataaagaagagacGAATCTGCGGCTCTTAAATGTCGTCATCGTTACCCTTTGAAGtgaaaactttattgacacaaCCTGCGTGCGCAGCAAACAAGCAGGGTTGCCCTTCAATAAAGCCTGAGCTAACCAGGTAGCCTTCACTCCAGATCACTCTTGGCGTACCTGGAGGAACAGTAACACCACGTTTAAAGCAAAACTACACCGCTGTGGACCATGGCGGCAAGGATCTTACCCGTAGTGAAGTTAGTATTTAAATCTCCCTGTTTCTAGCTGCTAGCTGCACTGTTAGCATGTCAGCTAACTGGTGGTATGTTACTCTGCAAGAGCTCTCCAGCTGTCATCTCCAAACCCTGTGTTTACTGGAGCATACTGTagctttgttttcctttcattttccaGACTGGCCACCAAGGTGACCATTGCAGGAGGAGCTCTGTACATCGCCTGTGACTCTGGGCTGCTGGGCAGCAGTGAGCAGGGCTCTGAAGCCCTGAAGAAGGCCAAGGCTGCCATACCCCCCGCCATAGAGGAGTGGATGAAGTACTTTGGCCTGGAGGTAATGCTACAGACAGGGTGCTCTGCTGAAGCATGGCCAGATCCAGTAGGCATGATAATGTCACAAAAGGGAGGaacacacagtaccagtcacaagtttggacacaccttctcattcaactactttgaagaatctaaaatataaaacatattctggtttgttgagcatttgtttgtttaccacataattccatatgtgttccttcatagtttggatgtcttcaatattaatctacaatgtagaaaaatataaagaaaaaccattgaatgagaaggtgtgtccaaacttttgactggtactgtatcttaCATATAATTCAGTTTTCTTTACATCATAGGGACATTTGGATTTAAGCCTATTATCCAACTTTccaactttttattatttcagacacatgggtccatacaaaacagataaaataacaacaaatactTACAGTGCCagttaccacataattccatatgtgttccttcatagtttggatgtcttcaatattaacctacaatgtagattttttttttttaaagaaaaaccattgaatgagaaggtgtgtccaaacttttgacggTACTGTATGACaggaaaacacacttttatatatctttttaattttcCAAAATGACCCCTGCAGTAGGCAAACAGGCCAGTGTCGTACACACCCCTGACAAAGGTTTTGATGGTTCATACAatagatgacagaatggatttatattttaattaagtgTCCTACAATGTCAAAGACATCTTTTATAAGATGGAAGTAATGTATTGACGGTATGATAGCGAACAGCTTCCCCCTTTTGCTGGACACAGATCAGttcaagtgattttttttaaagcaacgACAATAGTCATCAGATGGTAATCAATGAGATCCCATGGATTCATAAAATACATCGCCATATTGAAGATCTCTTGTTAAAACAACCATTTCAGATGATGTGAgtcattcattacattacagtcatttagcagacgcttttatccaaagcgacttacaggaagtgtattcaacataggtattcaagagaactactagtcaccagaagtcataagtgcatctcctttcttaaacaagcatctaagagcataaaccagagcaaaagtatagtgcagaaacaaactaatacgaatacagagagtgcaacagactaatacgaatacaataagtgctacaaactaatacgaataggataagtgcagtaaacgaatacaataagtgctacgaggaaggctcagggtagtacttcttgaagaggtgagttttcagcctgcgcctaaagatgggcagcgactctgctgtcctgacgtcagtggggagttcattccaccactgaggggccaggacagaaaaaagctgtgaccgggtggatcggccgcagggacctctgagcgacggggcaaccagtcgccccgaggcagcagagcgaagtggtcgggcgggggtgtagggcttgaccatggcctggagataggattGATATCTAGCAGCTCTCTCACAAAAGATCATGGAATTTACATTATAAaagacagcaacaaaaaaaaaaaagagaaaactccTTTATTTGTCCTTGATCTCACACTGGACAAATTCCACTCTCTTCTTCTAAAAACATGCCTGTCTATTTCAGTATGAAGAATCCTCAGTATACCAGTGTAATCTGAACACAAAGAAACCTTTATTATTTGGTAGATTATTAAGAACACGCTTTTCAGTAAGATAGCATTTTGCTTTAACGGGTATCATCATTAGCCCAGTTGTGTCTATTCTGAAATGCCAATAAATAGATGACGCCTTAGTGTAACCTAAGTTACCTaagtttattctttttaacCACATGATGTTGAGTAGTATTGCGAGTGAAGAGTTATCAGCAAAAATGatttctttcacatttcagtTCAATATCTCTCagtattgttttataaaatgttgctATATTTAATAGCTACAAAGCAGTGTACTGTGCTGTTTGAAACTAAAGggccctcctcttctcctcaggCTCAACTTCCGACCATGCCTAAGGTTGAATTTTCACCCGTTCAGGCGTGGAACTCTGGTAAGTACTGAATGAAAagcttgtttcttttcatttatttttaaaagaaagatcACTCATTTGTCATGAGTTGGGGTTTTTAAATTGTGGTTGTTCACCACTGCATTGGTCTTGTTTGCATTTCATCGGGGCAGTAATCAATTTCAGCATC from Anoplopoma fimbria isolate UVic2021 breed Golden Eagle Sablefish chromosome 8, Afim_UVic_2022, whole genome shotgun sequence includes:
- the micos13 gene encoding MICOS complex subunit MIC13 → MAARILPVVKLATKVTIAGGALYIACDSGLLGSSEQGSEALKKAKAAIPPAIEEWMKYFGLEAQLPTMPKVEFSPVQAWNSGVRQSITALSEAPTNATRYTNQGLQYLKDLSK